The DNA segment GTTTTTCGGGGACCTGGCGACGAAGGCGCCGCACGGGCCGTACAACGTGCCTGACAAGTACGCTGATCCGTATCGTAAGCAGGGACTGACCGACACGATGTCGCGATTTTACGGCATGATCGAGAATATTGACGAAAACCTCGGCGTGCTGCTGGCGAAGCTCGATGAATGGCATCTTCGCGACAACACGATTCTGATCTTCATGTCCGACAACGGCTCGGCGGCGGGGATGCAAGGCAATAAAAAATGGCCCGGCTACAACGCTGACATGCGCGGCACCAAGGGCAGCGAATACGAAGGCGGTCATCGAGTCCCGTGCTTCATTCAATGGCCCGCCGGGGGGATCGGCGACCCACGCAAGGAAAACAGCGGGCGCGATGAAGATTACTTGTCCGCTCACTTCGATCTCCAGCCGACCATTGAGGAACTCTGCGACGTCATGCATCCCGATGGCCCGCCGCGCGACGGCATCAGTCTCGCCACCCGAATCAGGAACCCCGTCGCCCCCATGCCTGATCGCACCCTATTCGTGCACTCGCAGCGCGTGGCACATCCGATCGAATGGCGCAAGTGCTCGGTGATGACCCAACAGTGGCGCCTCGTCAACGGCGATCAGCTTTACGAAATTCACAAGGATCCGGGCGAAACGAACAACCTGGCCAAAGACAATCCCGACGAAGTCGCGAAACTGCGGCAGGCCTACATCGACTGGTGGAAAACGCTCGAGCCCGTGTTCGGCGACTACGTCCGCGCCGGCGTCGGGTCCGACAAGCAGAACCCGGTCGAGTTCATGTCGCACGACTGGCTGGTGGAGGATCAGCGGGATTCGCCGTGGGCGCAGGAACTTGTCAAGCGGGGGTTGATGACCAGCGGACCGTGGGCGATCGATGTGTTGCGCGACGGTAAGTACGAAGTGACGCTCTCGCGCTGGCCGCTGCATCTGAATCAGTCAGCCGAGGCGGTGCATGCGAAGCTGACCATCGGCGGGCAAACAGTTGAGAAGGATGTCACACTCGCCGATACGTCCGTCAAATTCACGCTGACGCTGCCCAAGGGACCGGCGATGATGCAGAGCTGGCTGACCACGCCTGAGGGTAAAGTGCGCGGGGCGTATTTTGCGACGGTGAAGCGCGTCGAGTGAAAACTCGAAACTCGAAACACGACATGCATCCGGTCTTGTCTGAACCCTGAACCTCAAATAAAAACCGCCGAGTTCAAGAACTCGGCGGTGGGGGAGGGATGCCTCTGATGAAGCCCGCGGGTGTTACGCGGCAGCTTCTTCGCCCTTGTAGGCGAACTTGCGCTTCAGCGGCTTGGTGACGAGTCCCATGCGGATGGCCTTCGTGGAGACCTTGATCCGGGTGGGCTTGCCGTCGACGATCGCTGTGAGCGTCTGAATGTTGGGGCGGAACTTGCGCTTGGTTTTGCCGGTGATCTTCTTACCGACGCCGCCAAGGTACTTGGCCTTACCGCGGTAGCGGAGACTGCGGCCGGTCGTGGTTTTGCGTCCAGTAAATGCACATACGCGGGGCATGGCGGTCTTCCTAGCTGGGGGTTCGATTTCGAGCCCGCAAGTATACCCGGCCGGCCCCGGTCAAGCAAATTCCCGGCCGTACTTTCCGGCGGCGCTTGCCTGATCCGTCCCCGCCTGCAATAATACCGGGCTCAGGATCAGGACACGCTAACCCGAACACGGACCGATAGACTCCGAAGGATACACGAAGCTTATGGCGATTCGCATCAAAGGCCGCGGCGGTGAGTCGGTGGAGCAAATGCTCCGTCGCTTCAAGAAAATGTGCGAAAAGGAAGGCCTGACCAAGGACATCAAGAAGAACGCCTACTACGAGAAGCCCTCCGAGCGCAAGCGCCGCGCCATGCGCAAGAGCGTCAAGCGCAACGTCAAGACCGACGGTCCGGCCCCGCGCCGTCCCGCCCGTCCGGCTCGCTGATCTTTTGGGTCGGTCCACTCGCCGATCCCTCGACTGATGACCGACCCCTCACATCAACCCTCGCACGACTCGGCAGCGGATGAAGGTCAAACCTTCGCCGCTCATGCCGCGCGCGTGCTCGCCGACAGCAACTGCCAGGACATCATCGTGCAGGACCTGCGCGGCCTGAGCCAGGTCACCGACTTCTTCGTCATCGCCTCCGGCACCAGTCATCGCCAGATTCAGTCCGTCGCCGACGACGTCGCCCGACTCGCCCGCCATGAAGGTCGCGAAGCGATCAGCATCTCCGGCCGCAATGACACGGCTTGGGTCGTTGCCGACTTTTTCGATGTGGTCATCCATCTGTTCGATCCGCAGACACGCTCCTACTACGACCTCGAATCGCTCTGGCATGACGCGGCGCGCGTCGATTGGCGCAGCATGACCAAACCCGGTCAGTTCACGCAGATTCTCGCGCGGCAGAACGTGTAGGGACGTGTCACCCATTGGGTTTTATGTTTCCGTTGAGCCGCGACCCGCAGGGGAGCGTCGGCGTGTAGCACCCGTCGACAGCGCCGCCGCCGGCGAATAGGATGGTCGGCATGGCCCGCCTGCGCATCAGTCTCGCCAACAAATGCCAGATTCTCTTTGGCCTGGCCGTGCTGCTGATTCTTTCGGCCGCGCTGTTCGTGCCTTGGCTCCGCATGCAGAAGCTCGTCGAGGAGTCGCAGCGCGAGATCGCGCGCGAGCTGGCGGACGCGTGGCTTGCCGATCTGATCCAACTCGCCGGCTCCATCGAGGGCTCGCCCGAGCCGCTTGTCGACGCGGAGGAACAGGCGTCGCGCCGTCTCCGCCTCATTAACGAGCAGCAGTTCGTGAGCGAGTCGCTGCGCGATCCGTTCATCGCCGATGCGCTGGAAACATTCGAGGAATCGCCGACGACGCGCGATCTGATCCGCGTAGTCCACGCCGCCGACGGCGAGAAGGTCTATCGCTACGCCCGCGCGATCCGGCACTCGGATATCGAACGCGCCCGGGGCGGCGGCGCGTCGGGCCTCGCCGCCACGCAGGTCGCCGATCCCCTCAAAGCCGTGCTCACCATCGAAATGCGGGCCGGCTGGGCCTCCCGCCAGCTCCTCCTCAACGGCGTCTATATCATCATCGCCGGGCTGATCGCCTCGCTGTTCGCCATCGCCGTCTTCTGGTTCATTCTCACGCGCATCATCCTCTCGCCCGTGCGCGTCCTGCGCGAAACCGCCGAGAAGGTCGCCGAGGGTGATCTGAACATCCGCGCCGATATCAACACCGGCGACGAGTTCGAGCAGCTTTCCGACACGTTCAACACCATGCTCGCTTCGCTCAAAACCTCGCAGGACAAGCTGCGCGAGCTCAACCGCCAGCTCGACCTGAAGCTCGGCGAGCTGGCCGAGTCGAACCTGACGCTCTTTGAAGCCAATCGCATCAAGGGCGACTTCCTCGCCAACGTGTCGCACGAGCTTCGCACCCCGCTCAATTCGATCATCGGTTTCGCCGAGGTGCTCAGCGACTCGATCGCCGGCGCCGATGCGCCCGGCAATGACAAGCGCCTGCGGTACATTCAGAACATCCTCACGTCGAGCCGCTCGCTATTGACGATGATCACGGAGCTGCTCGATCTGGCGAAGATCGAAGCGGGGCGGATCGATCTGCACATCGAGCCCATGAGCGTCAGCGACACGTGCGAGACGTTGCTCGCCCTGATTCGCCCGCAGGCGGACCGCGAGGAGATCACGCTCACGAAGAACCTCGCCCGCGACCTGCCCGTGGTGCAGACGGACCCGGGCAAGTTTCAGCAGATCATCTTCAATTTTCTCTCCAATGCCGTGAAGTTCACGCCTGCCGGCGGCCGCGTCGAACTGGGCGGCGGGGCGGTTGTGCATGACGGCAACACGACCGCCGTGCGCGTGTGGGTCCGCGACACCGGTCCGGGCATCGCCGTCGAGCATCAGGAGGAGATCTTCGATAAGTTCCGCCAGCTTGATTCATCACACAC comes from the Planctomycetota bacterium genome and includes:
- a CDS encoding sulfatase-like hydrolase/transferase, giving the protein FFGDLATKAPHGPYNVPDKYADPYRKQGLTDTMSRFYGMIENIDENLGVLLAKLDEWHLRDNTILIFMSDNGSAAGMQGNKKWPGYNADMRGTKGSEYEGGHRVPCFIQWPAGGIGDPRKENSGRDEDYLSAHFDLQPTIEELCDVMHPDGPPRDGISLATRIRNPVAPMPDRTLFVHSQRVAHPIEWRKCSVMTQQWRLVNGDQLYEIHKDPGETNNLAKDNPDEVAKLRQAYIDWWKTLEPVFGDYVRAGVGSDKQNPVEFMSHDWLVEDQRDSPWAQELVKRGLMTSGPWAIDVLRDGKYEVTLSRWPLHLNQSAEAVHAKLTIGGQTVEKDVTLADTSVKFTLTLPKGPAMMQSWLTTPEGKVRGAYFATVKRVE
- the rpmB gene encoding 50S ribosomal protein L28, with protein sequence MPRVCAFTGRKTTTGRSLRYRGKAKYLGGVGKKITGKTKRKFRPNIQTLTAIVDGKPTRIKVSTKAIRMGLVTKPLKRKFAYKGEEAAA
- the rpsU gene encoding 30S ribosomal protein S21, with protein sequence MAIRIKGRGGESVEQMLRRFKKMCEKEGLTKDIKKNAYYEKPSERKRRAMRKSVKRNVKTDGPAPRRPARPAR
- the rsfS gene encoding ribosome silencing factor — translated: MTDPSHQPSHDSAADEGQTFAAHAARVLADSNCQDIIVQDLRGLSQVTDFFVIASGTSHRQIQSVADDVARLARHEGREAISISGRNDTAWVVADFFDVVIHLFDPQTRSYYDLESLWHDAARVDWRSMTKPGQFTQILARQNV
- a CDS encoding HAMP domain-containing protein, whose protein sequence is MVGMARLRISLANKCQILFGLAVLLILSAALFVPWLRMQKLVEESQREIARELADAWLADLIQLAGSIEGSPEPLVDAEEQASRRLRLINEQQFVSESLRDPFIADALETFEESPTTRDLIRVVHAADGEKVYRYARAIRHSDIERARGGGASGLAATQVADPLKAVLTIEMRAGWASRQLLLNGVYIIIAGLIASLFAIAVFWFILTRIILSPVRVLRETAEKVAEGDLNIRADINTGDEFEQLSDTFNTMLASLKTSQDKLRELNRQLDLKLGELAESNLTLFEANRIKGDFLANVSHELRTPLNSIIGFAEVLSDSIAGADAPGNDKRLRYIQNILTSSRSLLTMITELLDLAKIEAGRIDLHIEPMSVSDTCETLLALIRPQADREEITLTKNLARDLPVVQTDPGKFQQIIFNFLSNAVKFTPAGGRVELGGGAVVHDGNTTAVRVWVRDTGPGIAVEHQEEIFDKFRQLDSSHTKEHGGTGLGLAISRELARLLDGRIELDSDLGRGATFSLVIPLILVEKSETLMPDLAS